The Leifsonia williamsii genome includes a region encoding these proteins:
- a CDS encoding DUF5719 family protein, translating into MADRRMLTRIGIRTAGGLVGAGIAVVVVAGASLLPLPGFAIGAPQQTVRPVPADQQRVCPGPILALAADAGEATRPTSLGEPTVAAGTDGPEIQTRSLTPDADSAGEAEAPELLSTATPQGATTPPLFAAAQAQVAQTEDLAGLASAACAEPSADTWLVGGSTALGQTSLVLLANPTSVDASVDLTIYAETGPVDAPGATGIVVPAGAQKVVPLAGLAPSAAAPVVRVRTSGGEVVASLQQSYEQGIQPRGVELTGATAAPERQQIITGVTIANLAAVTAGQSGESVGVDFPTVRLLVPGDADADVQIGAVGENGTAAGNSYSQTVKAGNVAEIPLQGLKDGSFTVTVNSSVPVVAAVRTSVIGSKARDFSWFAASRALADKAMYVAPSGPGAMLHLSNPTEADRTVTMTPQSGAAKKITVPAEGGSNLVVAAGRYTLDDAKGLYGSVSMGADGVASSFALNPPGPLAAPIDVYPR; encoded by the coding sequence GTGGCTGACCGCAGAATGCTGACGCGGATCGGCATCCGCACCGCCGGCGGTCTCGTCGGCGCCGGGATCGCCGTCGTCGTCGTCGCCGGCGCGAGCCTCCTGCCGCTCCCCGGTTTCGCCATCGGCGCCCCGCAGCAGACGGTGCGCCCCGTGCCCGCCGACCAGCAGCGGGTGTGCCCCGGCCCGATCCTCGCACTCGCGGCCGACGCGGGCGAGGCGACCCGCCCGACCTCGCTCGGCGAGCCGACCGTCGCCGCGGGGACCGACGGCCCCGAGATCCAGACCCGCAGTCTTACGCCGGACGCCGACAGCGCGGGGGAGGCCGAGGCCCCGGAGCTGCTGAGCACCGCCACCCCGCAGGGTGCGACCACTCCGCCGCTGTTCGCCGCCGCCCAGGCCCAGGTCGCCCAGACCGAGGACCTCGCGGGCCTCGCGTCCGCCGCGTGCGCGGAGCCCTCTGCCGACACCTGGCTGGTCGGAGGCTCCACCGCGCTCGGCCAGACGAGCCTCGTGCTGCTCGCCAACCCGACCTCCGTCGACGCGAGCGTCGACCTCACCATCTACGCCGAGACCGGCCCCGTCGACGCCCCTGGCGCGACCGGGATCGTGGTCCCGGCGGGGGCGCAGAAGGTCGTGCCGCTCGCCGGGCTCGCCCCCTCCGCCGCCGCGCCCGTCGTGCGCGTGCGGACCAGTGGCGGCGAGGTCGTCGCCTCGCTGCAGCAGAGCTACGAGCAGGGCATCCAGCCGCGCGGCGTCGAGCTGACGGGTGCGACGGCCGCCCCCGAGCGACAGCAGATCATCACCGGCGTCACGATCGCGAACCTCGCCGCCGTGACGGCCGGGCAGTCGGGGGAGAGCGTCGGCGTCGACTTCCCGACCGTCCGCCTCCTCGTGCCCGGGGATGCGGACGCCGACGTGCAGATCGGCGCGGTGGGCGAGAACGGGACGGCCGCAGGCAACTCCTACTCCCAGACCGTGAAGGCCGGCAACGTGGCCGAGATCCCGCTCCAGGGGCTCAAAGACGGCAGTTTCACGGTGACCGTGAACTCCAGCGTCCCCGTGGTCGCCGCCGTACGCACCTCCGTCATCGGGTCGAAGGCGCGCGACTTCAGCTGGTTCGCCGCCTCCCGCGCGCTCGCCGACAAGGCCATGTACGTGGCCCCGAGCGGTCCTGGCGCGATGCTGCACCTTTCGAACCCGACGGAGGCGGACCGCACGGTCACCATGACGCCGCAGAGCGGCGCTGCCAAGAAGATCACTGTCCCGGCCGAGGGCGGCTCCAACCTGGTCGTCGCGGCCGGGCGGTACACGCTCGACGACGCGAAGGGCCTCTACGGCAGCGTCAGCATGGGCGCGGACGGCGTCGCGAGCTCGTTCGCGCTGAACCCGCCGGGTCCGCTCGCCGCGCCGATCGACGTCTACCCGCGCTGA
- a CDS encoding metallopeptidase family protein translates to MPRNRRTSSQPPATSRWRSRHGRGARGPVTGPHLPMLNNRIDFFDMTIASTADYLKGVWPDELADVHFEVAATPIGNTGSDGVDRWSVDHARRRVVFYRVPIQRLTKLHRDDEQHRRMYIEGCVFRAVAELLGKDPWDLAPDRFRHF, encoded by the coding sequence ATGCCCCGCAACCGCCGCACCAGCAGTCAGCCGCCGGCCACGAGCCGCTGGCGGAGCAGGCACGGACGCGGGGCGAGGGGCCCGGTCACCGGCCCGCATCTGCCGATGCTGAACAACCGGATCGACTTCTTCGACATGACCATCGCCTCCACCGCCGACTACCTCAAAGGCGTCTGGCCGGACGAGCTGGCCGACGTGCACTTCGAGGTCGCTGCGACTCCGATCGGCAACACCGGCTCGGACGGCGTCGACCGCTGGTCGGTCGACCACGCGCGGCGCCGGGTGGTGTTCTACCGGGTGCCGATCCAGCGGCTCACCAAGCTGCACCGCGACGACGAGCAGCACCGGCGCATGTACATCGAGGGCTGCGTCTTCCGCGCGGTCGCCGAGCTGCTCGGCAAGGACCCGTGGGACCTGGCGCCCGACCGGTTCCGGCACTTCTGA
- a CDS encoding DUF3499 family protein: MLSRPCSRVACPRDAVATLTYVYADSMAVLGPLSLSHEPHSYDLCAIHAERLSAPQGWQIVRHQVFGEVGYGA; the protein is encoded by the coding sequence ATGTTGAGCCGGCCCTGTTCCCGCGTCGCGTGTCCCCGAGACGCCGTCGCGACTCTGACGTACGTGTACGCGGACTCGATGGCCGTGCTCGGACCCCTCAGCCTCTCGCACGAGCCCCACTCGTACGATCTGTGCGCCATCCACGCCGAGCGGCTGTCCGCCCCGCAGGGCTGGCAGATCGTGCGTCACCAGGTGTTCGGTGAAGTAGGTTATGGGGCGTGA
- a CDS encoding phosphomannomutase/phosphoglucomutase, with the protein MNALSDSRSRLHSVVKAYDIRGLVGEGLTEEVVEAIGAAFVDEVGAAGRDVVVGHDMRDSSPGFAAAFARGVQARGGDVVSIGLCSTDESYFASGFLDAPAAMFTASHNPATYNGIKLSRAGAQGLSMDTGLAAVRDRAGDYLESGIPAVDRPGTFREQDVLADYAGYLRSLVDLSGIRPLTVVVDAGNGMGGLTVPAVLGEAAGLPALPITVIPLYFELDGSFPNHEANPLEPKNLVDLQRAVLDHGADLGLAFDGDADRCFVVDELGQAVTPSAVAAIVALREIARARAEDPEAEITVIHNLITSNIVPETIEAAGAVPLRTRVGHTLIKDAMRASGAVFGGEHSAHYYFRDFWSADNGMLAAMHVLAEFGLQDEPLSALAARFTPYAMSGEINSTVDDVPAAYTRVVEAFASRAEFDELDGLTVTGTVGQDEPFWWFSVRPSNTEPLLRLNVEAQDERTMAAIRDEVLALIRA; encoded by the coding sequence GTGAACGCGCTCAGTGACTCCCGCTCCCGCCTCCACTCCGTCGTCAAGGCCTACGACATCCGGGGCCTGGTCGGCGAGGGGCTGACCGAGGAGGTCGTGGAGGCCATCGGCGCCGCATTCGTCGACGAGGTGGGCGCCGCCGGCCGTGACGTCGTCGTGGGGCACGACATGCGCGACTCCTCGCCCGGCTTCGCGGCCGCCTTCGCCCGCGGGGTGCAGGCGCGCGGGGGAGACGTGGTCTCGATCGGGCTCTGCTCCACCGACGAGTCGTACTTCGCCTCCGGGTTCCTCGACGCGCCGGCGGCCATGTTCACCGCCAGCCACAACCCGGCGACCTACAACGGCATCAAGCTCTCGCGGGCGGGCGCGCAGGGCCTCAGCATGGACACCGGCCTCGCCGCCGTCCGCGACCGCGCAGGCGACTACCTCGAGAGCGGCATCCCCGCCGTCGATCGCCCTGGCACCTTCCGCGAGCAGGACGTGCTCGCCGACTACGCCGGCTACCTGCGCTCGCTGGTCGACCTGAGCGGCATCCGCCCGCTCACCGTCGTGGTCGACGCGGGCAACGGGATGGGCGGCCTCACCGTGCCGGCCGTCCTCGGCGAGGCCGCGGGCCTCCCCGCGCTGCCGATCACCGTCATCCCGCTGTACTTCGAGCTCGACGGCTCGTTCCCCAACCACGAGGCCAACCCGCTGGAGCCGAAGAACCTGGTCGACCTCCAGCGCGCCGTCCTCGACCACGGCGCCGACCTGGGGCTCGCCTTCGACGGCGACGCCGACCGCTGCTTCGTGGTCGACGAGCTGGGGCAGGCCGTCACCCCCTCCGCCGTCGCGGCCATCGTCGCGCTGCGCGAGATCGCCCGGGCGCGCGCGGAGGACCCGGAGGCCGAGATCACGGTCATCCACAACCTGATCACCTCCAACATCGTCCCCGAGACGATCGAGGCGGCCGGCGCGGTCCCGCTGCGCACGCGGGTGGGTCACACCCTGATCAAGGACGCGATGCGCGCCTCCGGTGCGGTGTTCGGCGGCGAGCACTCCGCCCACTACTACTTCCGCGACTTCTGGAGCGCCGACAACGGCATGCTCGCGGCGATGCACGTGCTCGCCGAGTTCGGCCTGCAGGACGAGCCCCTGTCGGCGCTGGCCGCCCGGTTCACGCCGTACGCGATGTCGGGCGAGATCAACTCGACCGTCGACGACGTCCCGGCCGCGTACACCCGGGTGGTCGAGGCGTTCGCGAGCCGGGCGGAGTTCGACGAGCTCGACGGCCTGACCGTGACCGGCACCGTCGGCCAGGACGAGCCGTTCTGGTGGTTCTCGGTCCGCCCCTCCAACACAGAGCCCCTGCTCCGGCTCAACGTGGAGGCGCAGGACGAGCGGACGATGGCCGCCATCCGCGACGAGGTGCTCGCGCTCATCCGCGCCTGA
- the ahcY gene encoding adenosylhomocysteinase, which translates to MPASSSATPLTGALPYRVADLSLAEAGRHQLRLAENEMPGLMALREEFGPSQPLAGARIAGSLHMTVQTAVLIETLVALGAQVRWASCNIFSTQDEAAAAVAVGPTGTVEAPAGVPVFAWKGETLEEYWWCTQQIFDWSAESEAAGADWTGPNLILDDGGDATLLVHKGREFELAGAVPDDAPGDSHEYRVILAALRASLAESSDRWTKVADGILGVTEETTTGVHRLYELAKAGQLLFPAINVNDSVTKSKFDNKYGIRHSLPDGLNRATDVLIGGKVAFVAGYGDVGKGAAEALRGQGARVIVSEVDPINALQAAMDGYQVARLESVIDQVDILITGTGNVNVVTLDHLLGLKHLAIVANVGHFDNEIDMASLEALPGAEKVEIKPQVHEWRLPTGRSILVLSEGRLMNLGNATGHPSFVMSNSFANQVLAQLELYVSREDYPVGVYVLPKRLDEKVARLHLASLGVELTTLTDEQAAYIGVPVEGPYKVDHYRY; encoded by the coding sequence ATGCCCGCTTCCAGCTCCGCCACGCCGCTGACCGGCGCCCTTCCGTACCGCGTCGCCGACCTCTCGCTCGCCGAGGCCGGCCGCCACCAGCTCCGCCTCGCCGAGAACGAGATGCCCGGCCTCATGGCCCTCCGCGAGGAGTTCGGCCCGTCGCAGCCGCTCGCCGGCGCGCGCATCGCCGGCTCGCTGCACATGACCGTGCAGACCGCCGTCCTGATCGAGACGCTGGTCGCCCTCGGCGCGCAGGTGCGCTGGGCCAGCTGCAACATCTTCTCCACGCAGGACGAAGCGGCCGCCGCCGTCGCCGTTGGGCCGACGGGAACGGTGGAGGCGCCCGCCGGCGTCCCCGTCTTCGCCTGGAAGGGCGAGACGCTGGAGGAGTACTGGTGGTGCACCCAGCAGATCTTCGACTGGTCCGCCGAGTCTGAGGCAGCAGGTGCCGACTGGACCGGCCCCAACCTGATCCTCGACGACGGCGGCGACGCCACCCTCCTCGTGCACAAGGGCCGCGAGTTCGAGCTCGCCGGCGCCGTGCCCGACGACGCGCCCGGCGACAGCCACGAGTACCGCGTGATCCTCGCCGCGCTGCGCGCCTCCCTCGCCGAGTCGTCCGACCGCTGGACGAAGGTCGCCGACGGCATCCTCGGCGTCACCGAGGAGACCACCACGGGCGTGCACCGCCTCTACGAGCTGGCGAAGGCGGGGCAGCTGCTGTTCCCGGCGATCAACGTCAACGACTCGGTCACCAAGAGCAAGTTCGACAACAAGTACGGCATCCGCCACTCCCTCCCGGACGGCCTCAACCGCGCCACCGACGTGCTGATCGGCGGCAAGGTCGCCTTCGTCGCCGGCTATGGCGACGTCGGCAAGGGCGCTGCGGAGGCGCTGCGCGGCCAGGGCGCGCGCGTGATCGTCAGCGAGGTCGACCCCATCAACGCCCTCCAGGCCGCGATGGACGGGTACCAGGTCGCCCGGCTGGAATCGGTGATCGACCAGGTCGACATCCTGATCACGGGAACCGGCAACGTCAACGTCGTGACGCTCGACCACCTGCTCGGCCTCAAGCACCTCGCGATCGTCGCGAACGTCGGCCACTTCGACAACGAGATCGACATGGCCTCGCTCGAGGCCCTGCCCGGCGCCGAGAAGGTCGAGATCAAGCCGCAGGTGCACGAGTGGAGGCTGCCCACCGGCCGCAGCATCCTCGTCCTCTCCGAGGGCCGCCTGATGAACCTCGGCAACGCGACCGGCCACCCCAGCTTCGTCATGAGCAACTCGTTCGCCAACCAGGTGCTCGCCCAGCTGGAGCTGTACGTCTCGCGCGAGGACTACCCCGTCGGCGTGTACGTGCTGCCGAAGCGGCTCGACGAGAAGGTTGCGCGTCTCCACCTCGCCTCCCTCGGCGTCGAGCTGACGACCCTGACCGACGAGCAGGCCGCGTACATCGGGGTCCCGGTCGAGGGCCCGTACAAGGTCGACCACTACCGGTACTGA
- a CDS encoding GNAT family N-acetyltransferase, protein MELDFQDRELPGGITLRLRREDDAAALAEAYARNRAHLAPWDPTRSEDFYTEEGQRSRIRERLALRALGTAVPLVLVDGDEIAGAIDLSDIVRGAFQSAMVGYWLDRSHTGRGLASAALSAVIDTARDDLGLHRIQAATLLANHASQSVLARAGFERIGVAPSYLQIAGRWQDHVLFQRILHD, encoded by the coding sequence ATGGAGCTCGACTTCCAGGACCGGGAGCTGCCCGGCGGCATCACGCTGCGCCTGCGCCGCGAGGACGACGCGGCCGCCCTGGCCGAGGCGTACGCGCGCAACCGCGCGCACCTCGCGCCGTGGGACCCGACGCGCTCGGAGGACTTCTACACCGAGGAGGGCCAGCGCTCCCGGATCCGGGAACGGCTCGCGCTGCGGGCGCTGGGCACAGCGGTGCCGCTCGTGCTGGTCGACGGCGACGAGATCGCCGGCGCCATCGATCTCAGCGACATCGTGCGCGGGGCGTTCCAGTCGGCGATGGTCGGCTACTGGCTGGACCGCTCCCACACCGGGCGCGGACTGGCCTCCGCCGCCCTCTCCGCGGTGATCGACACGGCGCGCGACGACCTCGGGCTGCACCGCATCCAGGCGGCCACACTGCTGGCCAACCACGCCTCGCAGTCGGTGCTGGCCCGCGCGGGCTTCGAGCGGATCGGTGTTGCGCCCTCGTACCTGCAGATCGCGGGGCGCTGGCAGGACCACGTGCTGTTCCAGCGCATCCTGCACGACTGA
- a CDS encoding RDD family protein, with protein MTAATDASSAPAERELLTGEAVALDVRPASYLLRAAGTIIDWLTYLLIMFGCLMLLVATGGGLDGALVRALVILILVFGMVILPTTIELATRGRSLGKLAVGARIVRDDGGAIGFRHAFIRALAGVLEIFMTFGGIAALTGLLSTRSKRLGDLMAGAYSQLERVPKARPLDLYLAPQLAGWAQTADVARLPDRLSRRIAQFVRQAPQLTPAARVGLSTELAREASAYVSPLPPVDAETFLVGVAVLRRQRDTRALQLEHDRLDRLTPVLDALPHAFPDR; from the coding sequence ATGACGGCAGCGACGGACGCCTCCTCCGCTCCGGCCGAGCGCGAGCTGCTCACCGGCGAGGCCGTCGCGCTCGACGTCCGCCCGGCCAGCTACCTGCTCCGCGCCGCCGGCACCATCATCGACTGGCTGACGTACCTCCTGATCATGTTCGGCTGCCTGATGCTGCTCGTCGCGACCGGCGGCGGGCTCGACGGCGCGCTGGTGCGGGCGCTGGTCATCCTCATCCTGGTGTTCGGGATGGTGATCCTGCCGACCACGATCGAGCTGGCGACGCGCGGCCGGTCGCTCGGCAAGCTGGCCGTGGGTGCGCGGATCGTACGCGACGACGGCGGCGCGATCGGCTTCCGGCACGCCTTCATCCGCGCCCTCGCCGGGGTGCTCGAGATCTTCATGACGTTCGGCGGCATCGCGGCCCTGACCGGCCTCCTGAGCACGCGCTCCAAGCGGCTCGGCGACCTGATGGCGGGCGCCTACAGCCAGCTGGAGCGGGTCCCGAAGGCGCGGCCGCTCGACCTGTATCTCGCGCCGCAGCTGGCGGGGTGGGCGCAGACGGCGGACGTCGCGCGCCTTCCCGACCGGCTGTCGCGCCGCATCGCGCAGTTCGTGCGGCAGGCGCCCCAGCTCACCCCGGCGGCGCGCGTGGGGCTCAGCACGGAGCTGGCGCGGGAGGCGTCGGCGTATGTCTCGCCGCTTCCCCCGGTCGACGCCGAGACGTTCCTGGTGGGCGTCGCCGTGCTGCGGCGCCAGCGCGACACGCGCGCGCTGCAGCTGGAGCACGACCGGCTCGACCGCCTCACGCCGGTCCTCGACGCCCTGCCGCACGCCTTCCCCGACCGCTGA
- a CDS encoding stage II sporulation protein M, with protein MDLDAFTASRSADWDRLSRLAKQRRLDGRDADELIDLYQSGAADLSAIQTSAGSTAVGDRLSLALASARLRFTGTSANLLSQLPRFFVLQLPAALYRIRWIVLAVAVATVVIATLYAVWITGNPDVLRNLGSDANLRQYVEHDFIDYYSNNPASSFAGQVWTNNAWIAAQCIAFGITGAWVPYVLVQNAVGVGTAAGVMFAYGRGDVMFSYILPHGLLELTSVFVAAAAGLRIFWAWIAPGARTRTQALAEDGRALFTVAVGCALSLFVSGLIEGFVTPSPLPVWAKITIGALALAAFLAYMLVLGRRAVRAGETGDLTEFEAGSRRVVAG; from the coding sequence ATGGATCTCGACGCGTTCACGGCCTCCCGCAGCGCCGACTGGGACAGGCTCTCCCGGTTGGCGAAGCAGCGTCGCCTCGACGGCCGCGACGCCGACGAGCTGATCGACCTGTACCAGTCCGGGGCGGCCGACCTGTCGGCCATCCAGACCAGCGCCGGGTCCACCGCCGTCGGCGACCGGCTGTCGCTCGCACTGGCGTCCGCCCGGCTGCGGTTCACGGGGACGAGCGCGAACCTCCTGTCGCAGCTGCCCCGCTTCTTCGTGCTGCAGCTGCCGGCCGCGCTGTACCGCATCCGCTGGATCGTCCTCGCGGTCGCCGTCGCCACGGTCGTGATCGCGACCCTGTACGCGGTGTGGATCACCGGGAACCCGGACGTGCTGCGCAACCTCGGCAGCGACGCGAACCTCCGCCAGTACGTCGAGCACGACTTCATCGACTACTACTCGAACAACCCGGCGTCGTCGTTCGCCGGGCAGGTGTGGACCAACAACGCCTGGATCGCCGCCCAGTGCATCGCGTTCGGGATCACCGGCGCGTGGGTGCCGTACGTGCTCGTGCAGAACGCCGTCGGCGTCGGCACCGCCGCCGGCGTGATGTTCGCGTACGGACGCGGCGACGTGATGTTCTCGTACATCCTCCCGCACGGGCTGCTGGAGCTGACGAGCGTCTTCGTGGCGGCGGCCGCCGGACTCCGCATCTTCTGGGCCTGGATCGCGCCGGGCGCGCGCACCCGCACGCAGGCGCTCGCCGAGGACGGCCGCGCGCTGTTCACGGTCGCGGTCGGCTGCGCACTCAGCCTCTTCGTCTCGGGCCTGATCGAGGGCTTCGTCACGCCGTCCCCGCTGCCGGTCTGGGCGAAGATCACGATCGGCGCGCTCGCCCTCGCGGCCTTCTTGGCCTACATGCTCGTGCTCGGCCGCCGCGCGGTGCGCGCCGGCGAGACGGGCGACCTCACCGAGTTCGAGGCCGGCTCGCGCCGCGTCGTCGCGGGCTGA
- a CDS encoding DUF58 domain-containing protein: MTLSGRFVALLALGVVPVVLLGGEAGPAYAVLGGWVLLCVLLGVLDLGLAASPRRVAVERAVPSRVRLGTEVVAELFLTNTGGRRLHGTVRDAWEPSAGAVATRTALDLPAGERRRVTTTLRPWRRGERRVEQVTVRSWGPLHLWARQATLVAPGRLRVLPPFSSRKHLPSRLARLRELDGTTSVQLRGQGTEFDSLREYVRGDDVRSIDWRATARRLDPVTGHGGRVMVRTWRPERDRRVVIVVDTARTSAARVGDEPRIDTAFEASLLLAALATRAGDRIDFLAYDRMVRGRVSGASGPELLSRMVDRMATIEPALIELDWSAVPAQVSSLTSRRSLVVLLTSIDAPGASRGLLSVLPQLTRKHLVVVASVTDPALAAVHERRDREEVYRAAAAERALLDVSRVTAAVQRLGAEVVTGAPAELPPALADRYLALKAAGRL, from the coding sequence ATGACCCTCTCCGGACGCTTCGTCGCCCTGCTCGCGCTGGGCGTGGTGCCCGTCGTGCTCCTGGGCGGCGAGGCCGGTCCCGCGTACGCGGTGCTCGGCGGCTGGGTGCTGCTGTGCGTGCTGCTGGGTGTGCTCGACCTCGGCCTGGCCGCCTCCCCCCGTCGCGTCGCGGTGGAGCGAGCGGTGCCGTCGCGCGTCAGGCTCGGCACAGAGGTCGTGGCCGAGCTATTTCTGACGAACACGGGCGGCAGGAGGCTGCACGGAACGGTCCGCGACGCGTGGGAGCCCTCGGCGGGGGCGGTCGCGACGCGGACGGCCCTCGACCTCCCCGCCGGCGAGCGGCGCCGCGTGACGACGACGCTGCGGCCGTGGCGGAGGGGCGAGCGGCGGGTGGAGCAGGTGACGGTCCGCTCGTGGGGGCCGCTGCACCTCTGGGCGCGGCAGGCAACGCTGGTCGCGCCCGGCCGGCTGCGTGTGCTGCCGCCGTTCTCCTCGCGCAAGCACCTGCCGTCCCGGCTGGCGCGGCTGCGGGAGCTCGACGGCACCACCAGCGTGCAGCTGCGCGGCCAGGGAACCGAGTTCGATTCGCTGCGCGAGTACGTGCGCGGCGACGACGTGCGCTCGATCGACTGGCGGGCGACGGCGCGACGACTGGACCCCGTGACGGGCCATGGCGGCCGCGTGATGGTCCGCACCTGGCGCCCCGAGCGCGACCGGCGCGTCGTCATCGTGGTGGACACCGCCCGCACCTCCGCCGCCCGGGTGGGCGACGAGCCGCGCATCGACACGGCCTTCGAGGCTTCCCTGCTGCTCGCGGCGCTCGCCACGCGCGCGGGCGACCGCATCGACTTCCTCGCGTACGACCGGATGGTGCGCGGCCGCGTCAGCGGAGCCAGCGGCCCCGAGCTGCTGTCGCGCATGGTCGACAGGATGGCGACCATCGAACCGGCGCTCATCGAGCTCGACTGGTCGGCGGTGCCGGCGCAGGTGTCGTCGCTCACCAGCCGCCGCTCGCTCGTCGTGCTGCTGACCTCGATCGACGCGCCCGGGGCATCCCGCGGGCTGCTGTCGGTGCTGCCCCAGCTGACCCGCAAGCACCTCGTCGTCGTGGCGAGCGTCACCGACCCGGCCCTGGCCGCCGTGCACGAGCGCCGCGACCGCGAGGAGGTGTACCGCGCCGCCGCCGCGGAGCGCGCGCTGCTCGACGTGTCCCGTGTCACCGCTGCCGTGCAGCGGCTCGGGGCAGAGGTCGTGACCGGGGCGCCAGCCGAGCTGCCGCCCGCGCTGGCCGACCGGTACCTCGCACTGAAGGCCGCGGGGCGGCTGTAG
- a CDS encoding AAA family ATPase, which yields MTDLSTGTDAAGTFGGTAAPGATAAADSAALRQALARVRAEVGKAVVGQDGAVTGLIIALLARGHVLLEGVPGVAKTLLVRSLSQALNLDTKRIQFTPDLMPGDVTGSLVYDAQTGGFVFREGPVFTNILLADEINRTPPKTQSALLEAMEERQVSVDGVSRRLPDPFIVAATQNPIEYEGTYALPEAQLDRFLLKLTLDVPERDSEVEVLRRHAAGFNPRDLTAAGVTPVLGAAELHAARAAAASVGANADVLAYIVDLARATRQSPSVRLGVSPRGTTALLATAKAWAWLSGYESITPDHVQAMLVPVWRHRLQLRPEAELEGVGADAILRSIVQQVQVPI from the coding sequence ATGACCGACCTCAGCACCGGAACCGACGCGGCCGGCACCTTCGGCGGTACCGCCGCCCCCGGCGCGACCGCTGCCGCCGACTCCGCCGCCCTGCGCCAGGCCCTCGCACGCGTGCGCGCCGAGGTCGGCAAGGCGGTCGTCGGCCAGGACGGCGCCGTGACCGGCCTGATCATCGCGCTGCTGGCGCGCGGCCACGTGCTGCTGGAGGGCGTGCCCGGTGTGGCGAAGACCCTCCTGGTCCGCTCGCTGAGTCAGGCGCTCAACCTGGACACCAAGCGCATCCAGTTCACGCCCGACCTGATGCCGGGTGACGTCACCGGATCGCTCGTGTACGACGCGCAGACCGGCGGCTTCGTCTTCCGCGAGGGCCCGGTGTTCACCAACATCCTGCTGGCGGACGAGATCAACCGCACGCCCCCGAAGACGCAGTCGGCGTTGCTGGAGGCGATGGAGGAGCGCCAGGTGAGCGTCGACGGCGTGAGCCGCCGCCTCCCCGACCCCTTCATCGTGGCCGCCACCCAGAACCCGATCGAGTACGAGGGCACCTACGCCCTGCCCGAGGCGCAGCTCGACCGCTTCCTGCTCAAGCTGACCCTCGACGTGCCGGAGCGCGACAGCGAGGTGGAGGTGCTGCGGCGGCACGCGGCCGGCTTCAACCCGCGCGACCTCACCGCGGCGGGCGTCACGCCGGTGCTCGGCGCGGCGGAGCTGCACGCGGCCCGCGCCGCGGCGGCCTCCGTCGGCGCGAATGCGGACGTGCTCGCCTACATCGTCGACCTCGCCCGCGCCACGCGGCAGAGCCCGTCGGTGCGGCTGGGCGTCAGCCCCCGCGGCACCACCGCGCTGCTCGCGACGGCGAAGGCGTGGGCCTGGCTCTCCGGCTACGAGTCGATCACCCCGGACCACGTGCAGGCGATGCTCGTCCCGGTGTGGCGGCACCGCCTCCAGCTGCGCCCGGAGGCCGAGCTCGAGGGCGTCGGTGCCGACGCGATCCTGCGCTCGATCGTGCAGCAGGTCCAGGTCCCGATCTAG